In the Mytilus trossulus isolate FHL-02 chromosome 1, PNRI_Mtr1.1.1.hap1, whole genome shotgun sequence genome, one interval contains:
- the LOC134693374 gene encoding XK-related protein 6-like: MSRNRKIPYTRRIEYEEENQQDELDANDITISVPDRAKPPCTKPNSFDLIKDGNDDASLSLTSKLLKCCCGDRCWKNTESYDKSKFPHPFRSFDLIATIGSILFFFYDVVTDVFLAHNYYSLKRWTEFGFTTAFIVFPMLVINLKSLRWYHLDYNREKGRGYTSCIVWFLRAIFTFPLMIGPVVRHIEYLYHGCKSRSASLSEEERKNHYKQMLHEDTDAGMMRMLEAFLESAPQLVLQMYIILTETPDDGLLMSIIRPVSMVGSWIGVSWSLVSYHKALRASHNEEETGLSLFGTIFYYIWRACEVGPRVVVLALFASQFQYYMLIAVAVHWAAMSIWVALQKPEFYRRTIDKIVFDIVIGYLLIFCFQNVQSGHTRYRAMLYYFVIYAENLAMLVAWQYITTQKSAWYYFAALGIIPGGIVIHIVVQLLYYKCCHPKSMDIVCCINPIQNYNCYQSVCHEIQSNEESKADTGVKNGHTFDV, encoded by the exons ATGTCTCGTAACAGGAAGATTCCGTATACCAGACGAATAGAGTATGAGGAAGAAAATCAGCAGGATGAACTGGATGCCAATGATATAACTATTTCGGTACCAGATAGGGCAAAACCACCATGCACAAAACCAAATAGTTTTGATCTCATAAAAGATGGAAATGATGATGCATCACTATCATTGACAAGTAAACTGTTGAAATGTTGCTGTGGAGATAGATGCTGGAAAAATACAGAATCTTATGACAAATCTAAATTTCCACATCCTTTCAGATCCTTTGATCTTATTGCCACAATTggttctattttatttttcttctacGATGTTGTCACAGACGTTTTCTTAGCTCATAATTATTACAGTTTGAAGAGATGGACGGAATTTGGATTTACAACAGCATTTATTGTTTTCCCTATGCTGGTTATAAACCTGAAAAGTCTTAGATGGTATCACCTAGATTATAACAGAGAAAAAGGAAGGGGATATACTAGTTGTATAGTATGGTTCCTTAGAGCTATTTTCACTTTTCCATTAATGATTGGACCAGTTGTCAG ACATATAGAGTACTTATACCATGGTTGTAAGAGTAGATCTGCTTCCCTGTCAGAAGAAGAGAGGaaaaatcattataaacaaatgttacatGAGGATACAGATGCTGGAATGATGAGGATGTTAGAGGCATTCCTAGAATCAGCGCCACAGTTAGTTCTACAGATGTATATCATACTTACAGAAACTCCAGATGATGGATTACTTATGA GTATAATTCGTCCTGTTTCTATGGTTGGATCTTGGATTGGTGTCTCCTGGTCATTGGTGTCATACCACAAGGCCCTAAGGGCATCACATAATGAAGAAGAAACGGGACTATCACTATTTGGAACAATTTTCTACTATATATGGAGAGCATGTGAAGTAGGCCCTAGAGTTGTTGTTTTAGCTTTGTTTGCATCACAATTTCAGTACTACATGTTAATAGCAGTTGCTGTTCATTGGGCAGCCATGTCTATATGGGTAGCATTACAAAAACCAGAATTTTATAGAAGGACTATtgataaaattgtatttgaCATAGTTATAGGATACCTTCTTATATTCTGTTTTCAGAATGTACAAAGTGGCCATACACGTTACAGAGCTATGTTGTATTACTTTGTAATATATGCTGAAAACTTAGCCATGTTAGTAGCATGGCAATATATTACAACACAAAAAAGTGCCTGGTATTATTTTGCTGCGTTGGGAATAATACCAGGAGGTATTGTCATTCATATAGTTGtacaattgttatattataaatgcTGCCACCCTAAAAGTATGGACATTGTATGTTGTATAAATCCTATACAGAATTATAACTGTTACCAATCCGTTTGTCATGAAATACAGTCAAATGAGGAGTCTAAAGCTGACACTGGTGTTAAAAATGGACACACATTTGATGTTTGA
- the LOC134693357 gene encoding tubulin alpha-1B chain-like isoform X1: MRECISIHVGQAGVQVGNACWELYCLEHGIQPDGQMPSDKTIGGGDDSFNTFFSETGAGKHVPRAVFIDLEPTVVDEVRTGTYRQLFHPEQLITGKEDAANNYARGHYTIGKEIVDLVLDRTRKLADQCTGLQGFLIFHSFGGGTGSGFTSLLMERLSVDYGKKSKLEFAIYPAPQISTAVVEPYNSILTTHTTLEHSDCAFMVDNEAIYDICRRNLDIERPTYTNLNRLISQIVSSITASLRFDGALNVDLTEFQTNLVPYPRIHFPLATYAPVISAEKAYHEQLSVAEITNAVFEPANQMVKCDPRHGKYMACCMLYRGDVVPKDVNAAIATIKTKRTIQFVDWCPTGFKVGINYQPPTVVPGGDLAKVQRALCMLSNTTAIAEAWARLDHKFDLMYAKRAFVHWYVGEGMEEGEFSEAREDLAALEKDYEEVGVDSVEGEGEEEGEEY; the protein is encoded by the exons ATG AGGGAATGCATTTCTATCCACGTCGGACAGGCCGGAGTTCAGGTCGGTAATGCCTGCTGGGAACTGTACTGTTTGGAGCACGGTATCCAACCTGATGGTCAGATGCCCTCAGACAAGACCATTGGAGGCGGTGATGACTCTTTCAACACCTTCTTCAGTGAGACCGGAGCTGGCAAACACGTACCCAGGGCTGTCTTTATTGATTTGGAACCTACTGTAGTCG ATGAGGTCAGAACTGGTACCTACCGTCAACTGTTCCATCCAGAACAACTTATCACAGGAAAAGAGGATGCTGCCAACAATTACGCTAGAGGTCATTACACAATTGGAAAAGAGATTGTTGATCTGGTTTTGGACAGAACCCGTAAACTGGCTGATCAATGTACCGGTCTCCAGGGATTCCTCATCTTCCACAGCTTTGGTGGTGGTACCGGATCAGGATTCACATCACTCCTCATGGAACGTCTCAGTGTTGATTACGGAAAGAAATCAAAACTGGAATTCGCCATCTACCCAGCACCTCAAATCTCCACTGCCGTCGTAGAACCATACAACTCCATCTTGACCACTCACACAACTCTTGAGCACTCCGACTGCGCATTTATGGTAGACAACGAAGCCATCTACGATATCTGCAGACGTAACTTGGACATTGAGAGACCAACCTATACAAACCTTAACCGTCTTATTAGCCAGATCGTCAGTTCAATTACTGCCTCCCTGAGATTCGATGGTGCTTTGAACGTTGACTTGACAGAGTTCCAGACCAATTTGGTACCATACCCACGTATCCATTTCCCATTGGCTACATACGCACCAGTCATCTCTGCTGAAAAAGCTTATCACGAACAATTATCTGTAGCTGAAATTACAAACGCAGTGTTTGAACCAGCAAACCAGATGGTAAAATGCGACCCACGTCACGGAAAATACATGGCTTGCTGCATGTTGTACAGAGGAGATGTTGTGCCGAAAGATGTCAACGCCGCCATTGCTACCATTAAGACAAAGAGAACCATCCAGTTCGTCGATTGGTGTCCAACTGGTTTCAAAGTCGGAATCAACTACCAACCACCAACTGTTGTACCAGGAGGTGACTTGGCTAAAGTACAAAGAGCTTTATGTATGTTGAGCAACACAACTGCCATTGCTGAGGCTTGGGCCCGTCTTGACCACAAATTCGACTTGATGTACGCCAAACGTGCATTCGTCCATTGGTACGTCGGAGAAGGTATGGAGGAAGGAGAATTCTCAGAGGCTCGTGAAGATTTGGCTGCTCTGGAGAAGGACTACGAAGAAGTCGGTGTAGATTCAGTTGAAGGCGAGGGAGAAGAAGAAGGAGAAGAGTATTAA
- the LOC134693357 gene encoding tubulin alpha-1B chain-like isoform X3, giving the protein MRECISIHVGQAGVQVGNACWELYCLEHGIQPDGQMPSDKTIGGGDDSFNTFFSETGAGKHVPRAVFIDLEPTVVDEVRTGTYRQLFHPEQLITGKEDAANNYARGHYTIGKEIVDLVLDRTRKLADQCTGLQGFLIFHSFGGGTGSGFTSLLMERLSVDYGKKSKLEFAIYPAPQISTAVVEPYNSILTTHTTLEHSDCAFMVDNEAIYDICRRNLDIERPTYTNLNRLISQIVSSITASLRFDGALNVDLTEFQTNLVPYPRIHFPLATYAPVISAEKAYHEQLSVAEITNAVFEPANQMVKCDPRHGKYMACCMLYRGDVVPKDVNAAIATIKTKRTIQFVDWCPTGFKVGINYQPPTVVPGGDLAKVQRALCMLSNTTAIAEAWARLDHKFDLMYAKRAFVHWYVGEGMEEGEFSEAREDLAALEKDYEEVGVDSVEGEGEEEGEEY; this is encoded by the exons AGGGAATGCATTTCTATCCACGTCGGACAGGCCGGAGTTCAGGTCGGTAATGCCTGCTGGGAACTGTACTGTTTGGAGCACGGTATCCAACCTGATGGTCAGATGCCCTCAGACAAGACCATTGGAGGCGGTGATGACTCTTTCAACACCTTCTTCAGTGAGACCGGAGCTGGCAAACACGTACCCAGGGCTGTCTTTATTGATTTGGAACCTACTGTAGTCG ATGAGGTCAGAACTGGTACCTACCGTCAACTGTTCCATCCAGAACAACTTATCACAGGAAAAGAGGATGCTGCCAACAATTACGCTAGAGGTCATTACACAATTGGAAAAGAGATTGTTGATCTGGTTTTGGACAGAACCCGTAAACTGGCTGATCAATGTACCGGTCTCCAGGGATTCCTCATCTTCCACAGCTTTGGTGGTGGTACCGGATCAGGATTCACATCACTCCTCATGGAACGTCTCAGTGTTGATTACGGAAAGAAATCAAAACTGGAATTCGCCATCTACCCAGCACCTCAAATCTCCACTGCCGTCGTAGAACCATACAACTCCATCTTGACCACTCACACAACTCTTGAGCACTCCGACTGCGCATTTATGGTAGACAACGAAGCCATCTACGATATCTGCAGACGTAACTTGGACATTGAGAGACCAACCTATACAAACCTTAACCGTCTTATTAGCCAGATCGTCAGTTCAATTACTGCCTCCCTGAGATTCGATGGTGCTTTGAACGTTGACTTGACAGAGTTCCAGACCAATTTGGTACCATACCCACGTATCCATTTCCCATTGGCTACATACGCACCAGTCATCTCTGCTGAAAAAGCTTATCACGAACAATTATCTGTAGCTGAAATTACAAACGCAGTGTTTGAACCAGCAAACCAGATGGTAAAATGCGACCCACGTCACGGAAAATACATGGCTTGCTGCATGTTGTACAGAGGAGATGTTGTGCCGAAAGATGTCAACGCCGCCATTGCTACCATTAAGACAAAGAGAACCATCCAGTTCGTCGATTGGTGTCCAACTGGTTTCAAAGTCGGAATCAACTACCAACCACCAACTGTTGTACCAGGAGGTGACTTGGCTAAAGTACAAAGAGCTTTATGTATGTTGAGCAACACAACTGCCATTGCTGAGGCTTGGGCCCGTCTTGACCACAAATTCGACTTGATGTACGCCAAACGTGCATTCGTCCATTGGTACGTCGGAGAAGGTATGGAGGAAGGAGAATTCTCAGAGGCTCGTGAAGATTTGGCTGCTCTGGAGAAGGACTACGAAGAAGTCGGTGTAGATTCAGTTGAAGGCGAGGGAGAAGAAGAAGGAGAAGAGTATTAA